In one Mus caroli chromosome 14, CAROLI_EIJ_v1.1, whole genome shotgun sequence genomic region, the following are encoded:
- the Carmil3 gene encoding capping protein, Arp2/3 and myosin-I linker protein 3 isoform X2 codes for MAKASVELTRELQDSIRRCLSQGAVLQQHRVKLETKPKKFEDRVLALTSWRLHLFPLKVPAKVESSFNVLEIRAFNTLSQNQILVETERGTVSMRLPSAESVDQVTRHVSSALSKVCPGPGCLIRRGNADTPEGPRDTSPNSETSTSTTHSVCGGFSETYAALCDYNGLHCREEVQWDVDTIYHAEDNREFNLLDFSHLESRDLALMVAALAYNQWFTKLYCKDLRLGSEVLEQVLHTLSKSGSLEELVLDNAGLKTDFVQKLAGVFGENGSCVLHALILSHNPIEDKGFLSLSQQLLCFPTGLTKLCLAKTAISPRGLQALGQTFGANPAFASSLRYLDLSKNPGLLATDEANALYSFLAQPNALVHLDLSGTDCAVDMLLGALLHGCCSHLTYLNLARNSCSHRKGREAPPAFKQFFSSVYTLSHVNLSATRLPLEALRALLQGLSLNSHLSDLHLDLSSCELRSAGAQALQEQLGAVTCIGSLDLSDNGFDSDLLTLVPALGKNKSLKHLFLGKNFNVKAKTLEEILHKLVQLIQEEDCSLQSLSVADSRLKLRTSILINALGSNTCLAKVDLSGNGMEDIGAKMLSKALQINSSLRTILWDRNNTSALGFLDIARALESNHTLRFMSFPVSDISQAYRSAPERTEDVWQKIQWCLVRNNHSQTCPQEQAFRLQQGLVTSSAEQMLQRLCGRVQEEVRALRLCPLEPVQDELLYARDLIKDAKNSRALFPSLYELGHVLANDGPVRQRLESVASEVSKAVDKELQVILESMVSLTQELCPVAMRVAEGHNKMLSNVAERVTVPRNFIRGALLEQAGQDIQNKLDEVKLSVVTYLTNSIVDEILQELYHSHKSLARHLTQLRTLSDPPGGASQGQDPSSRGRGRNHDHEETDDELGTNIDTMAIKKQKRCRKIRPVSAFISGSPQDMESQLGSLGIPPGWFSGLGASQPTASGSWEGLSELPTHGYKLRHQTQGRPRPPRTTPPGPGRPSVPVPGPRQENGMATRLDEGLEDFFSRRVMDESSSYPRTLRTMRPGLSEPPLPPLQKKRRRGLFHFRRPRSFKGDRGPGSPTAGLLLPPPPPPPPTQESPPSPDPPSLGNNSSPCWSPEEESSLLPGFGGARGSSFCRKMGTERLEAGEGAPAPGTAQQPRVHGGVALPGLGRTKGWSFDGKREGTDPDQEDSTQAWQKRRSSDDAGPGAWKPPPPPQSSKPSFSAMRRAEATWHIAEESAANHSCQSPSPASQDGDEEKEGALFPERMVPTRNAKLQEPPIGPRPPKPVAVPRGRRAPQVPGGREETESSSAAPGANKPRLRLGSQQDQEEPEGQGPTDQGRRTAPLKPKRTRRAQSCDKLEPDRRQPPDPTGVCGTSEPGTD; via the exons ATGGCCAAGGCCAGCGTGGAGCTCACCCGCGAGCTGCAAG ACAGCATCCGGAGGTGCCTGAGCCAGGGGGCTGTGCTCCAGCAGCATCGTGTGAAACTGGAGACAAAACCCAAGAAGTTCGAGGACCGAGTGCTG GCCCTGACTTCCTGGCGTCTCCACCTTTTTCCCCTTAAAGTTCCAGCTAAG gTGGAAAGCTCATTCAATGTCCTGGAGATCCGTGCCTTCAACACACTCAGTCAGAATCAG ATCCTGGTGGAGACTGAGCGTGGCACGGTGAGCATGCGGCTGCCATCCGCCGAGAGTGTGGACCAGGTGACGCGGCATGTGAGCTCTGCCCTCTCCAAGGTCTGCCCTGGCCCTGG GTGTTTGATCCGGCGTGGAAATGCGGACACCCCAGAGGGGCCCCGAGACACATCTCCCAACTCGGAAACTTCCACGTCTACCACTCACAGTGTGTGTG GTGGCTTCTCTGAGACCTACGCTGCCCTGTGTGACTACAATGGACTCCACTGCCGAGAGGAGGTGCAATGG GATGTGGACACCATCTACCATGCTGAGGATAACCGAGAGTTCAATCTTTTGGATTTCAGCCACTTGGAGAGCCG AGATCTGGCCCTTATGGTGGCCGCCCTGGCCTACAACCAGTGGTTCACCAAACTCTACTGCAAAGACTTGAGACTG GGCTCAGAAGTGCTAGAACAGGTGCTACATACCCTCAGCAAGTCGGGGAGCCTCGAAGAGCTGGTGCTGGACAATGCTGGGCTTAAGAC GGACTTTGTCCAGAAGCTGGCCGGGGTGTTTGGGGAGAACGGGAGCTGTGTGCTGCATGCGCTCATTCTGTCCCACAACCCCATCGAGGACAAGG GTTTCCTCAGCCTGAGCCAGCAGCTCCTCTGCTTCCCTACGGGCCTCACCAAACTGTGCCTGGCCAAGACTGCCATCTCTCCTCGAG GGCTCCAGGCACTGGGCCAGACCTTCGGGGCCAACCCAGCCTTTGCCAGCTCCCTCCGATACCTGGACTTGAGCAAGAACCCAGGGCTGCTTGCCACAGACGAGGCCAAT GCCCTCTATAGTTTCCTGGCCCAACCCAACGCCTTGGTACACCTGGACCTTTCAGGGACTGACTGTGCCGTCGACATG CTTCTGGGCGCCCTCCTTCATGGCTGCTGCTCTCACCTCACCTACCTCAACCTGGCTCGAAACAGCTGCTCCCACAG GAAGGGCCGGGAGGCCCCGCCAGCCTTCAAGCAATTCTTCAGCAGCGTCTACACCCTGAGCCATGTCAACCTGTCAGCCACAAGGCTGCCCCTGGAGGCCCTCAG GGCACTTCTTCAGGGCCTCTCCCTCAACAGTCACCTCAGCGATCTGCACCTGGACCTTAGCAGCTGTGAG CTCCGCTCAGCAGGAGCCCAGGCCTTGCAGGAGCAGCTGGGGGCTGTCACCTGTATAGGCAGCCTAGATCTGTCTGATAATG GGTTTGACTCAGACCTCCTGACGCTGGTGCCTGCACTTGGCAAGAACAAATCCCTCAAGCACCTATTCCTAGGAAAGAACTTCAATGTCAAGGCCAA GACTTTGGAAGAGATCCTGCATAAGCTGGTGCAGTTGATCCAAGAAGAGGACTGT TCCCTGCAGTCGCTGTCCGTGGCAGACTCCAGGCTGAAGCTTCGCACCAGCATCCTTATCAATGCCCTGGGCAGCAACACCTGCCTGGCCAAGGTGGATCTGAGTGGCAACGGCATGGAGGACATCGGGGCCAAGATGCTGTCGAAGGCGCTGCAGATAAATTCTTCCCTCAG AACTATACTATGGGATCGGAACAATACGTCTGCCCTGGGCTTCCTGGACATTGCAAGGGCCCTGGAGAG CAACCACACACTGCGCTTCATGTCCTTCCCTGTGAGCGACATCTCTCAAGCTTACCGCAGTGCCCCTGAGCGCACTGAGGATGTGTGGCAGAAG ATCCAGTGGTGCCTGGTGAGGAACAACCACTCCCAGACATGCCCTCAGGAGCAAGCCTTCAGGCTGCAGCAGGGCCTGGTGACCAGCAGCGCCGAGCAA ATGCTGCAGCGGCTGTGTGGGCGAGTGCAGGAGGAGGTGCGGGCCCTGAGACTATGTCCCCTGGAGCCAGTGCAAGATGAGCTGCTCTATGCCCGGGACCTCATCAAGGACGCCAAGAACTCCCGGGCG CTCTTTCCCAGCCTCTATGAGCTGGGTCACGTGTTGGCCAACGATGGGCCTGTGCGGCAGAGACTAGAGTCGGTAGCCAGTGAGGTATCCAAAGCTGTGGACAAGGAGCTTCAG GTGATTCTGGAGTCCATGGTCAGCCTAACACAGGAACTGTGCCCTGTGGCCATGCGGGTGGCAGAAGGTCACAACAAGATGCTGAGCAACGTGGCAGAACGTGTCACTGTGCCCCGGAACTTCATCCGCGGAGCGCTGCTGGAGCAGGCGGGACAGGACATTCAGAACAAGCTGGA CGAGGTGAAGCTCTCCGTCGTCACCTACTTGACCAACTCCATAGTGGATGAGATCCTCCAGGAGCTGTACCACTCCCACAAGAGCCTG GCCCGGCACCTGACCCAGCTGAGGACACTGTCAGATCCACCAGGAGGGGCAAGCCAAGGGCAGGATCCATCTtcccgaggcagaggcaggaaccatgacCACGAGGAAACGGATGATGAGCTTGGGACCAACATC GACACTATGGCCATCAAAAAGCAGAAACGCTGCCGGAAGATCCGGCCAGTGTCTGCCTTCATCA GTGGGAGCCCTCAGGACATGGAAAGCCAACTGGGAAGTTTGGGGATCCCTCCTGGCTGGTTCTCAGGACTTGGAGCCAGCCAGCCCACAGCAAGTGGCTCCTGGGAAGGCCTATCTGAGCTACCTACCCATGGCTATAAACTAAGGCATCAAACACAAGGGAGGCCTAGGCCTCCCAGGACCACCCCCCCAGGACCTGGCCGGCCCAGT GTGCCAGTGCCTGGACCTCGACAGGAGAATGGGATGGCCACCCGTCTAGATGAGGGGCTGGAAGACTTCTTCAGCAGAAGGGTCATGGACGAAAGCTCCAG CTATCCCCGGACTCTGAGGACCATGAGACCAGGCCTCTCAGAGCCACCGCTGCCTCCACTCCAGAAGAAGAGGAGGCGAGGCCTGTTTCACTTCCGCCGGCCCAGGAGCTTCAAAGGGGACAGGGGACCAGGTTCCCCCACTGCTgggctcctcctccctccacccccacccccacccccaactcaggAGAGCCCGCCCAGCCCAGACCCCCCAAGCCTTGGCAATAACTCATCTCCTTGTTGGAGCCCAGAGGAAGAGAGCAGCCTCCTTCCTGGATTTGGAGGGGCCCGAGGATCTTCCTTCTGCAGGAAGATG GGCACAGAGAGGttggaggcaggagagggagcCCCAGCCCCTGGGACAGCGCAGCAACCAAGGGTGCACGGCGGCGTTGCCCTTCCCGGCTTGGGAAGAACCAAAGGGTGGAGCTTTGATGGAAAACGAGAG GGCACAGACCCAGACCAGGAGGACAGTACCCAGGCTTGGCAGAAACGGCGCTCTTCGGATGATGCAG GGCCTGGAGCCTGGAAGCCACCACCGCCCCCACAAAGCTCCAAGCCAAGCTTCAGCGCCATGCGCCGAGCAGAGGCCACGTGGCACATAG CTGAGGAGAGTGCCGCAAACCACAGCTGCCAAAGCCCTAGCCCAGCTTCCCAGGATGGagatgaggaaaaggagggagcCTTGTTCCCAGAGAGAATGGTCCCCACTAGGAATGCCAAg CTACAGGAGCCCCCCATAGGTCCACGTCCCCCTAAGCCAGTGGCTGTGCCCAGGGGCCGCAGGGCCCCCCAGgtgccaggaggcagagaagagactgagagcaGCAGTGCTGCCCCAGGAGCCAACAAACCCCGGCTGAGACTGGGCTCACAGCAAGACCAAGAGGAGCCAGAAGGACAAG GACCCACTGATCAGGGCCGCAGGACAGCGCCCCTGAAACCCAAGAGAACACGGCGAGCACAGTCCTGTGACAAACTGGAACCCGATAGGAGACAACCACCTGACCCTACAGGTGTCTGTG GAACCAGTGAACCGGGAACAGACTGA
- the Carmil3 gene encoding capping protein, Arp2/3 and myosin-I linker protein 3 isoform X1 translates to MAKASVELTRELQDSIRRCLSQGAVLQQHRVKLETKPKKFEDRVLALTSWRLHLFPLKVPAKVESSFNVLEIRAFNTLSQNQILVETERGTVSMRLPSAESVDQVTRHVSSALSKVCPGPGCLIRRGNADTPEGPRDTSPNSETSTSTTHSVCGGFSETYAALCDYNGLHCREEVQWDVDTIYHAEDNREFNLLDFSHLESRDLALMVAALAYNQWFTKLYCKDLRLGSEVLEQVLHTLSKSGSLEELVLDNAGLKTDFVQKLAGVFGENGSCVLHALILSHNPIEDKGFLSLSQQLLCFPTGLTKLCLAKTAISPRGLQALGQTFGANPAFASSLRYLDLSKNPGLLATDEANALYSFLAQPNALVHLDLSGTDCAVDMLLGALLHGCCSHLTYLNLARNSCSHRKGREAPPAFKQFFSSVYTLSHVNLSATRLPLEALRALLQGLSLNSHLSDLHLDLSSCELRSAGAQALQEQLGAVTCIGSLDLSDNGFDSDLLTLVPALGKNKSLKHLFLGKNFNVKAKTLEEILHKLVQLIQEEDCSLQSLSVADSRLKLRTSILINALGSNTCLAKVDLSGNGMEDIGAKMLSKALQINSSLRTILWDRNNTSALGFLDIARALESNHTLRFMSFPVSDISQAYRSAPERTEDVWQKIQWCLVRNNHSQTCPQEQAFRLQQGLVTSSAEQMLQRLCGRVQEEVRALRLCPLEPVQDELLYARDLIKDAKNSRALFPSLYELGHVLANDGPVRQRLESVASEVSKAVDKELQVILESMVSLTQELCPVAMRVAEGHNKMLSNVAERVTVPRNFIRGALLEQAGQDIQNKLDEVKLSVVTYLTNSIVDEILQELYHSHKSLARHLTQLRTLSDPPGGASQGQDPSSRGRGRNHDHEETDDELGTNIDTMAIKKQKRCRKIRPVSAFISGSPQDMESQLGSLGIPPGWFSGLGASQPTASGSWEGLSELPTHGYKLRHQTQGRPRPPRTTPPGPGRPSVPVPGPRQENGMATRLDEGLEDFFSRRVMDESSSYPRTLRTMRPGLSEPPLPPLQKKRRRGLFHFRRPRSFKGDRGPGSPTAGLLLPPPPPPPPTQESPPSPDPPSLGNNSSPCWSPEEESSLLPGFGGARGSSFCRKMGTERLEAGEGAPAPGTAQQPRVHGGVALPGLGRTKGWSFDGKREGTDPDQEDSTQAWQKRRSSDDAGPGAWKPPPPPQSSKPSFSAMRRAEATWHIAEESAANHSCQSPSPASQDGDEEKEGALFPERMVPTRNAKLQEPPIGPRPPKPVAVPRGRRAPQVPGGREETESSSAAPGANKPRLRLGSQQDQEEPEGQGPTDQGRRTAPLKPKRTRRAQSCDKLEPDRRQPPDPTGVCAGTSEPGTD, encoded by the exons ATGGCCAAGGCCAGCGTGGAGCTCACCCGCGAGCTGCAAG ACAGCATCCGGAGGTGCCTGAGCCAGGGGGCTGTGCTCCAGCAGCATCGTGTGAAACTGGAGACAAAACCCAAGAAGTTCGAGGACCGAGTGCTG GCCCTGACTTCCTGGCGTCTCCACCTTTTTCCCCTTAAAGTTCCAGCTAAG gTGGAAAGCTCATTCAATGTCCTGGAGATCCGTGCCTTCAACACACTCAGTCAGAATCAG ATCCTGGTGGAGACTGAGCGTGGCACGGTGAGCATGCGGCTGCCATCCGCCGAGAGTGTGGACCAGGTGACGCGGCATGTGAGCTCTGCCCTCTCCAAGGTCTGCCCTGGCCCTGG GTGTTTGATCCGGCGTGGAAATGCGGACACCCCAGAGGGGCCCCGAGACACATCTCCCAACTCGGAAACTTCCACGTCTACCACTCACAGTGTGTGTG GTGGCTTCTCTGAGACCTACGCTGCCCTGTGTGACTACAATGGACTCCACTGCCGAGAGGAGGTGCAATGG GATGTGGACACCATCTACCATGCTGAGGATAACCGAGAGTTCAATCTTTTGGATTTCAGCCACTTGGAGAGCCG AGATCTGGCCCTTATGGTGGCCGCCCTGGCCTACAACCAGTGGTTCACCAAACTCTACTGCAAAGACTTGAGACTG GGCTCAGAAGTGCTAGAACAGGTGCTACATACCCTCAGCAAGTCGGGGAGCCTCGAAGAGCTGGTGCTGGACAATGCTGGGCTTAAGAC GGACTTTGTCCAGAAGCTGGCCGGGGTGTTTGGGGAGAACGGGAGCTGTGTGCTGCATGCGCTCATTCTGTCCCACAACCCCATCGAGGACAAGG GTTTCCTCAGCCTGAGCCAGCAGCTCCTCTGCTTCCCTACGGGCCTCACCAAACTGTGCCTGGCCAAGACTGCCATCTCTCCTCGAG GGCTCCAGGCACTGGGCCAGACCTTCGGGGCCAACCCAGCCTTTGCCAGCTCCCTCCGATACCTGGACTTGAGCAAGAACCCAGGGCTGCTTGCCACAGACGAGGCCAAT GCCCTCTATAGTTTCCTGGCCCAACCCAACGCCTTGGTACACCTGGACCTTTCAGGGACTGACTGTGCCGTCGACATG CTTCTGGGCGCCCTCCTTCATGGCTGCTGCTCTCACCTCACCTACCTCAACCTGGCTCGAAACAGCTGCTCCCACAG GAAGGGCCGGGAGGCCCCGCCAGCCTTCAAGCAATTCTTCAGCAGCGTCTACACCCTGAGCCATGTCAACCTGTCAGCCACAAGGCTGCCCCTGGAGGCCCTCAG GGCACTTCTTCAGGGCCTCTCCCTCAACAGTCACCTCAGCGATCTGCACCTGGACCTTAGCAGCTGTGAG CTCCGCTCAGCAGGAGCCCAGGCCTTGCAGGAGCAGCTGGGGGCTGTCACCTGTATAGGCAGCCTAGATCTGTCTGATAATG GGTTTGACTCAGACCTCCTGACGCTGGTGCCTGCACTTGGCAAGAACAAATCCCTCAAGCACCTATTCCTAGGAAAGAACTTCAATGTCAAGGCCAA GACTTTGGAAGAGATCCTGCATAAGCTGGTGCAGTTGATCCAAGAAGAGGACTGT TCCCTGCAGTCGCTGTCCGTGGCAGACTCCAGGCTGAAGCTTCGCACCAGCATCCTTATCAATGCCCTGGGCAGCAACACCTGCCTGGCCAAGGTGGATCTGAGTGGCAACGGCATGGAGGACATCGGGGCCAAGATGCTGTCGAAGGCGCTGCAGATAAATTCTTCCCTCAG AACTATACTATGGGATCGGAACAATACGTCTGCCCTGGGCTTCCTGGACATTGCAAGGGCCCTGGAGAG CAACCACACACTGCGCTTCATGTCCTTCCCTGTGAGCGACATCTCTCAAGCTTACCGCAGTGCCCCTGAGCGCACTGAGGATGTGTGGCAGAAG ATCCAGTGGTGCCTGGTGAGGAACAACCACTCCCAGACATGCCCTCAGGAGCAAGCCTTCAGGCTGCAGCAGGGCCTGGTGACCAGCAGCGCCGAGCAA ATGCTGCAGCGGCTGTGTGGGCGAGTGCAGGAGGAGGTGCGGGCCCTGAGACTATGTCCCCTGGAGCCAGTGCAAGATGAGCTGCTCTATGCCCGGGACCTCATCAAGGACGCCAAGAACTCCCGGGCG CTCTTTCCCAGCCTCTATGAGCTGGGTCACGTGTTGGCCAACGATGGGCCTGTGCGGCAGAGACTAGAGTCGGTAGCCAGTGAGGTATCCAAAGCTGTGGACAAGGAGCTTCAG GTGATTCTGGAGTCCATGGTCAGCCTAACACAGGAACTGTGCCCTGTGGCCATGCGGGTGGCAGAAGGTCACAACAAGATGCTGAGCAACGTGGCAGAACGTGTCACTGTGCCCCGGAACTTCATCCGCGGAGCGCTGCTGGAGCAGGCGGGACAGGACATTCAGAACAAGCTGGA CGAGGTGAAGCTCTCCGTCGTCACCTACTTGACCAACTCCATAGTGGATGAGATCCTCCAGGAGCTGTACCACTCCCACAAGAGCCTG GCCCGGCACCTGACCCAGCTGAGGACACTGTCAGATCCACCAGGAGGGGCAAGCCAAGGGCAGGATCCATCTtcccgaggcagaggcaggaaccatgacCACGAGGAAACGGATGATGAGCTTGGGACCAACATC GACACTATGGCCATCAAAAAGCAGAAACGCTGCCGGAAGATCCGGCCAGTGTCTGCCTTCATCA GTGGGAGCCCTCAGGACATGGAAAGCCAACTGGGAAGTTTGGGGATCCCTCCTGGCTGGTTCTCAGGACTTGGAGCCAGCCAGCCCACAGCAAGTGGCTCCTGGGAAGGCCTATCTGAGCTACCTACCCATGGCTATAAACTAAGGCATCAAACACAAGGGAGGCCTAGGCCTCCCAGGACCACCCCCCCAGGACCTGGCCGGCCCAGT GTGCCAGTGCCTGGACCTCGACAGGAGAATGGGATGGCCACCCGTCTAGATGAGGGGCTGGAAGACTTCTTCAGCAGAAGGGTCATGGACGAAAGCTCCAG CTATCCCCGGACTCTGAGGACCATGAGACCAGGCCTCTCAGAGCCACCGCTGCCTCCACTCCAGAAGAAGAGGAGGCGAGGCCTGTTTCACTTCCGCCGGCCCAGGAGCTTCAAAGGGGACAGGGGACCAGGTTCCCCCACTGCTgggctcctcctccctccacccccacccccacccccaactcaggAGAGCCCGCCCAGCCCAGACCCCCCAAGCCTTGGCAATAACTCATCTCCTTGTTGGAGCCCAGAGGAAGAGAGCAGCCTCCTTCCTGGATTTGGAGGGGCCCGAGGATCTTCCTTCTGCAGGAAGATG GGCACAGAGAGGttggaggcaggagagggagcCCCAGCCCCTGGGACAGCGCAGCAACCAAGGGTGCACGGCGGCGTTGCCCTTCCCGGCTTGGGAAGAACCAAAGGGTGGAGCTTTGATGGAAAACGAGAG GGCACAGACCCAGACCAGGAGGACAGTACCCAGGCTTGGCAGAAACGGCGCTCTTCGGATGATGCAG GGCCTGGAGCCTGGAAGCCACCACCGCCCCCACAAAGCTCCAAGCCAAGCTTCAGCGCCATGCGCCGAGCAGAGGCCACGTGGCACATAG CTGAGGAGAGTGCCGCAAACCACAGCTGCCAAAGCCCTAGCCCAGCTTCCCAGGATGGagatgaggaaaaggagggagcCTTGTTCCCAGAGAGAATGGTCCCCACTAGGAATGCCAAg CTACAGGAGCCCCCCATAGGTCCACGTCCCCCTAAGCCAGTGGCTGTGCCCAGGGGCCGCAGGGCCCCCCAGgtgccaggaggcagagaagagactgagagcaGCAGTGCTGCCCCAGGAGCCAACAAACCCCGGCTGAGACTGGGCTCACAGCAAGACCAAGAGGAGCCAGAAGGACAAG GACCCACTGATCAGGGCCGCAGGACAGCGCCCCTGAAACCCAAGAGAACACGGCGAGCACAGTCCTGTGACAAACTGGAACCCGATAGGAGACAACCACCTGACCCTACAGGTGTCTGTG CAGGAACCAGTGAACCGGGAACAGACTGA